The proteins below come from a single Mucilaginibacter mali genomic window:
- a CDS encoding vWA domain-containing protein: MKKIALLMIMLLAGLTGYSQDSGRTISGTVYAKDDGLPLPGVTVKVTGTNTGTQTNQSGKYSITLPAGKDKLTFAFVGFEPQTIKVGKKDKLDVKMEPSSRELSEVVVTGYGTSTSDGSSVFSQLYGNSAPANNTYAKRNAAIAIEKPKRDNGAKTSLEDLLKKMEGLSVDDKGNLSSKGQAVTKIKLNGKDYAGGDVAKAIQNLPADIIEKVQMIDDYGDQAAKNGIKTSVLNITTRADVANESYGKFIENKYQNPLDNPLSTFSVDVDAASYSNIRRFINGGQLPPKDAVRIEEMINYFKYQLPEPKGDEPVAIATELAAAPWNPKHRLLRIGLQARTIKADKLPASNLVFLIDVSGSMNEPNKLPLVKQSMKMLVDQLRRQDKVAIVVYAGNAGLVLPATSGDEKETINDAIDNLSAGGSTAGGEGIKLAYKIARENFRKGGNNRIVMATDGDFNVGASSDESMEQLITKERDSGVDLSIMGFGMGNYKDSKMETLADKGNGNYAYIDNLTEAHKALVSEFGGTMFTVAKDVKLQIEFNPAKVQAYRLIGYENRLLAKEDFNNDKKDAGDMGSGHAVTAFYEIIPAGVKDDYSGSVDPLKYQKVEKPAVASASDEMATIKFRYKQPQGSVSKLSQATVMDTPKEFDNLSADYRFAAAVAEAGMLLRESDYKANATFDQAIKIAKAAKGNDEEGYRSEFVRLMQSARSMNRTTLAKN; this comes from the coding sequence ATGAAAAAGATAGCGCTACTTATGATAATGCTATTAGCCGGGCTGACAGGATACAGCCAGGATAGCGGCCGCACAATCAGCGGAACAGTTTATGCTAAGGACGATGGCCTGCCTTTGCCCGGCGTAACGGTTAAAGTAACCGGTACCAACACCGGCACACAAACCAACCAAAGCGGAAAATACAGCATTACATTACCCGCGGGCAAGGATAAGCTGACGTTTGCCTTTGTTGGCTTCGAACCGCAAACTATAAAGGTTGGCAAAAAGGATAAGCTGGATGTTAAGATGGAACCGAGTTCGCGGGAGTTAAGCGAGGTAGTTGTAACAGGGTACGGCACGTCGACATCAGATGGCTCATCCGTATTTTCGCAGCTGTACGGAAATTCTGCACCTGCTAACAACACCTATGCAAAAAGAAATGCAGCTATTGCCATCGAAAAACCCAAACGGGATAACGGCGCAAAAACATCGCTTGAAGACCTGCTGAAAAAAATGGAGGGCTTATCGGTAGATGATAAAGGCAACCTCTCATCAAAAGGCCAGGCGGTAACTAAAATAAAGCTGAACGGAAAAGATTACGCCGGTGGTGATGTAGCTAAAGCTATCCAAAACCTGCCTGCCGATATTATAGAAAAGGTGCAGATGATAGATGACTATGGCGACCAGGCCGCTAAAAATGGCATAAAGACCAGCGTATTAAACATTACTACCCGGGCCGATGTAGCTAACGAATCGTACGGGAAATTCATCGAAAATAAATACCAAAACCCACTTGATAACCCATTGTCGACCTTTTCTGTTGATGTGGATGCGGCATCGTACAGTAATATCCGCCGCTTTATTAACGGAGGGCAATTACCGCCTAAGGATGCCGTGCGCATCGAGGAAATGATCAACTATTTTAAATATCAATTACCTGAACCGAAAGGCGACGAGCCGGTGGCCATAGCCACCGAGCTTGCCGCCGCACCCTGGAACCCGAAGCACCGTCTGCTGCGCATCGGTCTCCAGGCCCGTACCATAAAGGCCGATAAACTGCCGGCATCTAACCTGGTTTTTTTGATAGATGTTTCCGGATCGATGAACGAACCGAACAAACTGCCGCTGGTAAAGCAGTCGATGAAAATGCTGGTAGATCAGTTGCGCAGACAGGATAAGGTAGCTATTGTGGTATATGCCGGTAATGCCGGGCTGGTGCTGCCCGCTACCAGCGGCGATGAAAAGGAAACCATAAACGATGCCATTGATAACCTGAGCGCGGGCGGATCAACCGCGGGTGGCGAGGGCATTAAGCTGGCCTATAAAATTGCCCGGGAGAATTTCAGGAAGGGCGGCAACAACCGCATTGTAATGGCCACCGATGGCGATTTTAACGTTGGCGCCAGCAGCGACGAAAGCATGGAGCAATTGATCACCAAAGAGCGAGATAGCGGCGTAGACCTATCCATCATGGGTTTTGGCATGGGCAATTATAAAGATAGCAAAATGGAAACCCTGGCCGATAAGGGCAATGGTAACTACGCCTATATTGATAACCTGACCGAGGCCCACAAGGCCCTGGTGAGCGAGTTTGGCGGCACCATGTTTACCGTAGCCAAGGATGTGAAGCTGCAGATTGAATTTAACCCGGCCAAAGTGCAGGCCTACCGCCTGATTGGCTACGAGAACCGCCTGCTGGCTAAAGAGGATTTTAACAACGATAAAAAGGATGCCGGCGATATGGGATCGGGCCATGCTGTTACTGCTTTTTACGAGATCATCCCGGCAGGGGTTAAGGACGATTATTCGGGCAGTGTCGATCCGTTAAAGTATCAAAAGGTGGAAAAACCAGCAGTGGCTTCTGCTTCGGATGAGATGGCGACCATTAAATTCCGCTACAAACAACCGCAGGGATCGGTAAGTAAACTGAGCCAGGCCACCGTTATGGATACCCCGAAGGAATTTGACAACCTGAGCGCCGATTACCGCTTTGCCGCCGCAGTTGCCGAAGCCGGCATGCTGCTGCGCGAATCGGACTATAAAGCCAACGCTACATTTGATCAGGCTATAAAAATTGCCAAAGCCGCTAAGGGAAATGACGAAGAAGGCTACCGGTCTGAATTTGTGCGGCTGATGCAAAGCGCCAGATCAATGAACCGGACAACGCTGGCGAAGAATTGA
- a CDS encoding RNA polymerase sigma factor: MSVFGPAKKHDEADELKLLDSYRKSGDIAVLGRLYKPYMGLVYGVCLKYLKDEEACKDAVMQIFEELVDKAARHEIKQFRGWLYVLARNYCLMQLRSAKKMDVISMDDVMENSIIMHPEEENKEEAMKALERCMEKLPAAQKQSVNLFYYNDKCYKEIADETGFTLNEVKSYIQNGKRNLKICLEKNGGL, from the coding sequence ATGAGCGTATTCGGCCCGGCAAAAAAGCATGATGAAGCAGATGAACTGAAACTGCTGGACAGCTACCGCAAAAGCGGTGACATAGCTGTGCTTGGCCGTTTATATAAGCCCTATATGGGTTTGGTTTATGGTGTTTGCCTTAAATATTTAAAAGATGAGGAAGCCTGCAAGGATGCCGTGATGCAAATATTTGAGGAACTGGTAGATAAGGCCGCCCGGCACGAAATAAAACAGTTTAGGGGTTGGCTCTATGTACTTGCCCGCAACTATTGCCTGATGCAATTACGGTCGGCAAAAAAGATGGATGTAATTAGTATGGATGATGTTATGGAAAACAGCATCATTATGCATCCTGAAGAAGAAAACAAGGAAGAAGCGATGAAAGCGCTGGAGCGATGCATGGAAAAGCTGCCCGCAGCGCAAAAACAAAGTGTAAATTTGTTTTATTACAATGATAAGTGTTACAAGGAGATAGCCGACGAAACCGGCTTCACCCTTAACGAAGTAAAAAGCTATATACAAAACGGAAAACGCAATTTGAAAATTTGCCTGGAGAAAAACGGTGGCCTATAA
- a CDS encoding VOC family protein — translation MIDFKRIDHIHVCVPEERLDEARAFYADIIGLPETYRPDVFGRPGHWFNVCGIELHIGVEEARPRTIRHSAFEVTDVKAAKAYLESKGVELIWEPVIPGRQRFAFIDPFGNRMELLQFEVEGEM, via the coding sequence ATGATCGACTTTAAAAGAATAGACCACATACACGTTTGCGTACCCGAAGAGCGGCTGGATGAAGCGCGGGCTTTTTATGCTGATATCATCGGCTTGCCCGAAACTTACCGGCCGGATGTTTTTGGAAGGCCCGGGCATTGGTTTAATGTATGCGGGATTGAACTGCACATTGGCGTGGAGGAAGCCCGCCCACGCACCATTCGCCACAGCGCCTTTGAGGTTACCGATGTAAAGGCCGCCAAAGCTTATTTGGAAAGCAAAGGTGTAGAGCTAATTTGGGAGCCGGTGATTCCCGGTCGCCAACGTTTCGCCTTTATCGATCCTTTCGGCAACCGGATGGAGTTGCTGCAGTTTGAGGTTGAGGGGGAGATGTAG